One window from the genome of Pyrus communis chromosome 16, drPyrComm1.1, whole genome shotgun sequence encodes:
- the LOC137719482 gene encoding uncharacterized protein isoform X2 — MTSKKRVLVVGGTGYLGQHVLQEFSEIEGITATTPFGLAFTHHSSPPPQALLDAFPQLLHFHVDLQTGRGFQAISRTFGPPDVVVNCAALSVPRACEMDPAAAMSVNVPSSLVNWLSSFEESSPLLIHLSTDQVYEGAKSFYKEDDETAPVNVYGKSKVAAEQFITEKCSNFAILRSSIIFGPQTISPVSKSLPIQWIDGVLSKGNASEFFHDEFRCPIYVKDVVAVILALSKRWISDSKQTKVLLNVGGPDRVSRLQMAEIVADVRGYSPSLIKSVSASSVDRGVMSPA; from the exons ATGACAAGTAAGAAGAGAGTGCTGGTAGTTGGAGGCACAGGTTACTTGGGCCAGCATGTACTGCAAGAGTTCTCAGAGATTGAAGGGATCACAGCAACCACGCCTTTCGGTCTGGCTTTTACCCACCACTCCAGTCCTCCTCCCCAAGCATTGCTCGATGCATTTCCCCAGTTGCTGCATTTCCATGTCGATTTGCAGACCGGCCGTGGATTTCAAGCCATTTCTCGGACGTTTGGCCCG CCTGATGTGGTTGTAAACTGCGCTGCACTCTCCGTTCCTCGTGCCTGTGAAATGGATCCTGCTGCTGCTATGTCTGTGAATGTTCCATCTTCTCTTGTGAATTGGTTATCAAGCTTTGAAGAGAGTAGTCCTCTTCTGATACATTTGTCAACTGATCAAG TTTATGAAGGGGCGAAGTCCTTTTACAAGGAAGATGATGAAACCGCTCCTGTAAATGTATATGGGAAATCGAAAGTGGCAGCAGAGCAGTTCATAACTGAAAAATGCTCCAACTTTGCAATTTTGAGAAGCAGTATCATCTTTGGGCCACAGACAATCTCACCGGTTTCAAAATCTCTTCCAATCCAG TGGATAGATGGTGTCCTCTCCAAAGGAAATGCAAGTGAGTTTTTTCATGACGAGTTCCGGTGTCCTATATATGTAAAGGACGTTGTAGCTGTCATATTAGCTCTGTCCAAGAGATGGATATCTG ATAGTAAGCAAACAAAGGTTCTACTAAATGTCGGTGGACCAGATAGGGTATCCCGCCTTCAAATGGCTGAGATTGTTGCCGATGTTAGAGGATACAGCCCCTCATTGATCAAATCAGTGTCTGCATCATCA GTTGATCGTGGAGTAATGTCCCCTGCCTGA
- the LOC137719482 gene encoding uncharacterized protein isoform X1: MTSKKRVLVVGGTGYLGQHVLQEFSEIEGITATTPFGLAFTHHSSPPPQALLDAFPQLLHFHVDLQTGRGFQAISRTFGPPDVVVNCAALSVPRACEMDPAAAMSVNVPSSLVNWLSSFEESSPLLIHLSTDQVYEGAKSFYKEDDETAPVNVYGKSKVAAEQFITEKCSNFAILRSSIIFGPQTISPVSKSLPIQWIDGVLSKGNASEFFHDEFRCPIYVKDVVAVILALSKRWISDSKQTKVLLNVGGPDRVSRLQMAEIVADVRGYSPSLIKSVSASSVRGPYTICFCYVDRGVMSPA; this comes from the exons ATGACAAGTAAGAAGAGAGTGCTGGTAGTTGGAGGCACAGGTTACTTGGGCCAGCATGTACTGCAAGAGTTCTCAGAGATTGAAGGGATCACAGCAACCACGCCTTTCGGTCTGGCTTTTACCCACCACTCCAGTCCTCCTCCCCAAGCATTGCTCGATGCATTTCCCCAGTTGCTGCATTTCCATGTCGATTTGCAGACCGGCCGTGGATTTCAAGCCATTTCTCGGACGTTTGGCCCG CCTGATGTGGTTGTAAACTGCGCTGCACTCTCCGTTCCTCGTGCCTGTGAAATGGATCCTGCTGCTGCTATGTCTGTGAATGTTCCATCTTCTCTTGTGAATTGGTTATCAAGCTTTGAAGAGAGTAGTCCTCTTCTGATACATTTGTCAACTGATCAAG TTTATGAAGGGGCGAAGTCCTTTTACAAGGAAGATGATGAAACCGCTCCTGTAAATGTATATGGGAAATCGAAAGTGGCAGCAGAGCAGTTCATAACTGAAAAATGCTCCAACTTTGCAATTTTGAGAAGCAGTATCATCTTTGGGCCACAGACAATCTCACCGGTTTCAAAATCTCTTCCAATCCAG TGGATAGATGGTGTCCTCTCCAAAGGAAATGCAAGTGAGTTTTTTCATGACGAGTTCCGGTGTCCTATATATGTAAAGGACGTTGTAGCTGTCATATTAGCTCTGTCCAAGAGATGGATATCTG ATAGTAAGCAAACAAAGGTTCTACTAAATGTCGGTGGACCAGATAGGGTATCCCGCCTTCAAATGGCTGAGATTGTTGCCGATGTTAGAGGATACAGCCCCTCATTGATCAAATCAGTGTCTGCATCATCAGTACGTGGACCTTATACCATTTGTTTTTGCTAT GTTGATCGTGGAGTAATGTCCCCTGCCTGA